In the Candidatus Nitrospira nitrosa genome, one interval contains:
- a CDS encoding DsbA family oxidoreductase, which translates to MEPQSTAERVILYGDFNCPFCYALHERLHDVGVIDRCEWRGVQHAPQLPRPMKPWSGSLGAELRHEVTMVQRLAPGLPIALPPGKPNTLPAIEQAIALLQKEAKVGMDFVRRTYRAFWCDGQDISDPKVLKELAEGHVVDDGDGHNHVLAQKWETAWHATGQNGVPLLVSPEGDLLVGCVPIEHVRQFFQV; encoded by the coding sequence ATGGAGCCTCAATCTACAGCTGAGCGTGTCATCCTCTATGGCGACTTTAATTGTCCGTTCTGTTATGCCCTGCATGAAAGGCTGCATGATGTGGGTGTGATCGACCGTTGTGAGTGGCGCGGAGTCCAGCACGCACCGCAGTTGCCACGTCCCATGAAGCCATGGAGCGGCTCATTAGGTGCGGAGTTGCGACATGAAGTGACGATGGTGCAGCGGTTGGCACCGGGGTTGCCGATCGCGTTGCCACCAGGGAAACCGAATACGCTTCCGGCGATTGAACAAGCAATTGCGCTTCTACAAAAGGAAGCAAAGGTGGGGATGGATTTTGTTCGGCGGACATACCGCGCGTTCTGGTGCGACGGGCAAGACATTTCTGATCCGAAGGTCTTGAAGGAGTTGGCAGAGGGACATGTTGTTGATGACGGTGACGGACACAATCATGTTCTTGCTCAGAAATGGGAAACGGCGTGGCACGCGACTGGTCAAAATGGGGTTCCCCTTCTGGTCTCCCCAGAGGGCGATTTGCTCGTCGGCTGTGTGCCGATCGAACACGTGAGGCAGTTCTTTCAAGTCTAG
- a CDS encoding NAD(P)-dependent oxidoreductase — protein sequence MTEPAESIGFVGIGRMGANMARCLHERGLHLTSVYDLDPTAAVDLATELDVHQALTPADVADHSSIIITVVSDDTAMRSIFSATDKTSLLGSAQGRLFINCATLSPKTHQDIAGLVADQGGLCLEACMAGSITQARQGTLYLMCGGSAEAYIRAKIILDVLGTTVRYIGQPGEAAKVKALVNMVMNSNTAALAEGLGLGAALGIDLALLRDVFSQTGAASRVLETDGDDMQQRAHDCYFSAAHAAKDSAIALDLAEQAGLSLPVAQATLAQYQRLMALGKGDLDKSAIAELTFVDRLGSSSARG from the coding sequence ATGACTGAACCAGCCGAGAGTATTGGCTTCGTCGGAATCGGTCGGATGGGCGCCAACATGGCCCGTTGCCTCCATGAACGAGGACTCCATCTGACATCGGTCTACGATCTTGACCCCACAGCCGCTGTCGACTTGGCTACTGAACTCGATGTCCATCAGGCACTAACACCAGCCGACGTTGCCGACCACTCGTCCATTATCATCACCGTGGTGTCCGATGACACAGCGATGCGTTCTATCTTCTCTGCAACCGACAAGACTAGTCTTCTAGGCAGTGCTCAAGGCCGACTCTTTATCAATTGCGCCACCCTCTCTCCCAAAACCCATCAAGACATCGCTGGCTTGGTTGCCGACCAAGGAGGACTATGCCTTGAAGCCTGCATGGCGGGGAGCATCACCCAGGCCAGGCAAGGCACCCTATACCTCATGTGCGGTGGCAGCGCCGAAGCCTATATCCGCGCAAAGATCATACTCGACGTCCTTGGAACGACCGTGCGCTACATCGGTCAACCCGGCGAAGCCGCGAAGGTCAAAGCCCTGGTGAATATGGTGATGAACAGTAATACCGCTGCCTTGGCCGAGGGGTTAGGACTCGGAGCAGCGCTGGGAATCGATCTGGCGCTGTTGCGTGACGTATTCAGCCAAACAGGTGCCGCCTCTCGCGTGCTGGAGACAGACGGAGACGACATGCAGCAACGTGCGCACGACTGCTATTTTTCAGCAGCCCATGCAGCAAAAGATTCTGCCATCGCACTCGATTTGGCCGAACAGGCAGGGCTCTCGCTTCCTGTCGCCCAGGCGACCCTTGCGCAATACCAGCGGTTGATGGCACTAGGGAAAGGTGATCTCGATAAATCTGCAATTGCAGAGTTAACGTTCGTTGATCGTCTTGGATCCTCATCAGCGCGTGGCTGA
- a CDS encoding flagellar basal body rod protein FlgC, with protein sequence MISAIHTALSGLAAFGKQIEVVAHNVANLNTDGFKKSRTEFVEVQTGGVLPVVGKDTASGPTVLRDTGGTQFQVELSNVDIGEETVQQMLAQRSFEANLQTLKTGNSLLGSILDIKK encoded by the coding sequence ATGATATCCGCCATACACACCGCACTCTCGGGCTTGGCTGCCTTCGGGAAACAGATCGAAGTCGTGGCGCACAATGTCGCCAACCTCAATACCGATGGATTCAAGAAATCAAGAACAGAGTTCGTCGAAGTCCAGACCGGAGGCGTCCTTCCCGTTGTTGGGAAAGACACAGCATCAGGTCCAACGGTTCTACGAGATACAGGCGGCACTCAATTCCAGGTTGAACTGTCGAATGTGGACATCGGTGAAGAGACCGTCCAACAGATGCTGGCCCAACGTAGCTTTGAAGCCAATCTTCAGACTCTCAAAACTGGCAATTCCTTACTCGGCAGCATCCTGGACATCAAGAAGTAG
- a CDS encoding PAS domain-containing hybrid sensor histidine kinase/response regulator, giving the protein MNSAHPDFGNRPLSLLTGDDAGFLLEAVPEAIFFLDHDNCIVLLNAVAQQLVGQTRTATGIRFHDLMGCVTVGESTTLECPFNRMRSAGELVVIPSHIWTREDGTQFELSLSFWPRLQQGVCVGAVVIVRDLTDAMEVQRDVQRAARLAEDAPNPIVEFDATDAVLYANTGMLNLMERCGLLEAGIEVMFPADLSAMLRECLTTDVSLSQVEHVVGNRVIAWSFFPLRDLELIRAYGLDITSDVALRRAKEAAEESARAKGIFLATMSHELRTPMNGVLGCTQLLQDTSLTDQQRELIETMHRSAEALLTLVNDILDFSKIEAGKMTLEVANVNLRGLIHDVTTLTEGLAAHKGLTLSVEIASGVPEEFRGDPIRLRQILFNLVGNAIKFTQQGGVTIAVAVKSTLSENTDTVVLHWSVRDTGIGLTSEQQDQLFKAYAQAEASTARRFGGTGLGLLICRQLVELMGGTILVSSQFGEGSTFSYTTNLLPAILREARALSVGTEQSVFRERKLPKRVLVADDNEINQVVACKFLQKLGCQVEVARTGREAVEAITRTTYDIVLMDCEMPEMDGYEATREIRRREEGALNHLPIMALTGHASDEDAQKCRQAGMDKVVTKPLTLPALRAGLQELLRHSSP; this is encoded by the coding sequence ATGAATAGTGCTCACCCGGACTTCGGAAATAGACCACTCAGCCTCCTGACAGGTGATGATGCCGGCTTCTTGTTGGAAGCAGTCCCTGAGGCCATCTTCTTCTTGGACCATGACAATTGCATCGTGCTGCTGAATGCAGTCGCACAGCAATTGGTTGGTCAAACCCGCACGGCGACTGGGATAAGGTTTCACGACCTAATGGGTTGTGTGACGGTAGGGGAGAGCACCACGTTAGAATGCCCGTTCAATCGAATGAGAAGTGCCGGCGAACTCGTCGTGATTCCTTCTCATATCTGGACTCGAGAGGATGGGACTCAATTTGAGTTGTCACTCTCATTCTGGCCTCGATTACAGCAGGGGGTATGTGTTGGGGCCGTCGTGATCGTTCGGGACTTGACCGATGCGATGGAAGTTCAGCGGGATGTGCAACGTGCGGCACGATTGGCCGAGGATGCGCCCAATCCTATTGTGGAGTTTGATGCAACGGATGCCGTGCTCTATGCCAATACGGGTATGTTGAACTTGATGGAACGGTGTGGGCTACTTGAGGCTGGGATTGAAGTGATGTTCCCTGCAGATCTTTCGGCGATGCTTCGTGAGTGTCTCACGACGGATGTCTCATTATCTCAAGTTGAACATGTTGTGGGGAATCGGGTCATTGCCTGGTCGTTTTTTCCCCTCAGAGATCTTGAACTGATCCGTGCGTATGGGCTCGATATTACCTCGGATGTTGCGTTGCGTCGTGCAAAGGAAGCCGCAGAGGAGTCAGCACGGGCGAAGGGGATTTTTCTTGCAACGATGAGTCATGAGTTGCGGACTCCCATGAATGGGGTGTTGGGCTGCACGCAACTGCTTCAAGACACCTCCCTAACCGACCAACAACGGGAGCTTATCGAGACGATGCATCGCTCCGCAGAAGCGTTACTGACCTTAGTCAACGACATTCTGGACTTTTCAAAAATTGAGGCCGGGAAGATGACCTTGGAGGTGGCTAACGTCAACCTGCGAGGACTCATTCACGATGTCACCACCTTAACGGAGGGGTTGGCCGCTCATAAAGGTCTGACTCTCTCAGTGGAGATTGCGTCCGGTGTGCCAGAAGAGTTTCGGGGTGATCCAATCAGGTTGAGGCAGATTCTGTTCAATCTTGTCGGGAATGCGATCAAGTTTACACAACAGGGAGGCGTCACGATCGCCGTCGCTGTGAAGTCCACGTTGTCGGAGAACACAGACACGGTGGTGTTGCACTGGAGTGTTCGTGATACAGGTATCGGGTTAACTTCGGAACAACAGGATCAGCTGTTTAAAGCCTATGCCCAGGCCGAGGCGTCCACTGCAAGGCGATTCGGCGGGACCGGACTTGGTCTGCTGATTTGTCGCCAGCTTGTCGAATTGATGGGAGGAACCATCTTGGTCTCCAGTCAGTTCGGCGAGGGCAGTACCTTCAGCTACACCACCAATCTACTTCCAGCGATTCTTCGAGAGGCCAGGGCCCTTTCCGTAGGAACAGAGCAATCTGTTTTCAGGGAGCGGAAGCTTCCGAAGAGAGTGTTGGTCGCGGATGACAACGAAATCAATCAAGTCGTAGCCTGCAAGTTCTTGCAAAAGTTGGGCTGTCAGGTTGAAGTGGCGCGCACAGGACGGGAAGCGGTAGAGGCGATTACCCGAACGACGTACGATATTGTGTTGATGGATTGTGAGATGCCTGAAATGGATGGGTATGAAGCGACACGCGAAATTCGTCGTCGTGAGGAAGGGGCACTCAATCATCTTCCGATCATGGCGCTCACCGGTCATGCGTCTGACGAAGATGCGCAAAAGTGTCGCCAGGCTGGTATGGACAAGGTGGTGACGAAGCCGTTGACATTACCCGCCCTAAGGGCAGGTCTTCAGGAGCTGTTACGACACTCCTCCCCATAA